In Astyanax mexicanus isolate ESR-SI-001 chromosome 25, AstMex3_surface, whole genome shotgun sequence, a genomic segment contains:
- the LOC111197087 gene encoding mucin-22 isoform X8: protein MKEKALAGLCILLVSVTGIYMQTTTEQTTDFTTDATMESGTTASVQSTTALTAESTVVSSVEPSTSPTFEQTTDLTTDATMESGTTAADESTTALTAESTVVSSVEPSTSPTFEQTIDFTTDATTESGTTAADESTTALTAESTVVSSVEPSTSPTFEQTTDFTTDATMESGTTAADESTTALTAESTVVSSVEPSTSPTFEQTTDLTTDATMESGTTAADESTTALTAESTVVSSIEPSTSPTFEQTTDFTTDATMESGTTAADESTTALTAESTVVSSVEPSTSPTFEQTTDFTTDATMESGTTAADESTTALTAESTVVSSVEPSTSPTFEQTTDFTTDATMESGTTAADESTTALTAESTVVSSIEPSTSPTFEQTTDFTTDATMESGTTAADESTTALTAESTIVSSVELSTSPTFEQTTDFTTDVTMESGTTAADESTTALTAESTVVSSVEPNTSPTFEQTTDLTKDATMESGTTAADESTTALTAESTVVSSVEPSTSPTFEQTTGLTTDATMESGTTAADESTTALTAESTVVSSEEPSTSPTFEQTTVSAKETTLESGTTSSDESTTALTAESTIVSSEEPSTSPTFEQTTDLTKDATMESGTTAADESTTALTAESTLVSSVEPSTSPTFEQTTDFTTDATMDSGITAADESTTALTAESTIVSSVEPSTSPTFEQTTGLTTDATMESGTTAADESTTALTAESTLVSSVEPSTSPTFEQTTDFTTDATMDSGITAADESTTALTAESTIVSSVEPSTSPTFEQTTGLTTDATMESGTTAADESTTALTAESTVVSSEEPSTSPTFEQTRVFATETTMESGTTSTDETTTALKAESTIVSSVEPSTSPTFEQTTVFATETTMESGTTSTHESTTALTADTTTVSSVEPNTSPTFKQTTVSATETTMESETTSTVESTTALTTDSTVVSSVQPSTSPTFEQTTVSATETTMKSGATSTVESTTALTTESTVVSSVETSTSPTFKQTSDFTTETTTGSTMESSTVTSIKPSTKSPTSVAKVASNGGLETTQPNTPTASTEAAVVTKQISFTTSETFNADLLVSTSSTFINRAASVKSEFEPVFKQAFSTFIRLNVLGFKAGSIITNLNLEFSASLPSDNNIVDTVLNAKTSFAITQASVTTAATATPTPETTTTTTTTTTPPPTTTTTSTTTTTTTTTPPPTTTTTPSTTTTATTTPTPTRPPPAVALTIVINQVYEVALSDTNSNQFKVLATIVQAAMDLVYKAQYGALFIMTKVKGFRPGATRATDIETDLELIFNENSTKPLPSSTDVVSTLKEAISNPSSGFNLAVDPAKIVVVSAPQTIPVIFQTNGTFVSALSDSTSTLFGNRSLAIKQELEPFFTVDYPAAFSQLVMTNFSNGGLSLTLIQNHMDLYFGASATLPNSTQIANTLVRAAKNNTLPFMIFTSQITVNGTVISSGEISSKISLFTAAFMVTLSLLLTRYS from the exons ATGAAAGAAAAAGCCTTGGCTGGATTATGTATATTACTGG TCTCAGTAACAGGTATTTACATGCAAACAAccactgaacaaactacagacttTACAACAGATGCCACCATGGAATCAGGGACAACTGCATCTGTTCAATCAACAACAGCTTTGACAGCTGAGTCCACAGTAGTTTCCAGTGTGGAACCAAGTACAAGTCCAACATTTGAACAAACTACAGACTTGACAACAGATGCCACCATGGAGTCAGGTACAACTGCAGCTGATGAATCAACTACAGCTTTGACAGCTGAGTCTACAGTAGTTTCCAGTGTGGAACCAAGTACAAGTCCAACATTTGAACAAACTATAGACTTTACAACAGATGCCACCACGGAGTCAG GTACAACTGCAGCTGATGAATCAACTACAGCTTTGACAGCTGAGTCTACAGTAGTTTCCAGTGTGGAACCAAGTACAAGTCCAACATTTGAACAAACTACAGACTTTACAACAGATGCCACCATGGAGTCAGGTACAACTGCAGCTGATGAATCAACTACAGCTTTGACAGCTGAGTCTACAGTAGTTTCCAGTGTGGAACCAAGTACAAGTCCAACATTTGAACAAACTACAGACTTGACAACAGATGCCACCATGGAATCAG GTACAACTGCAGCTGATGAATCAACTACAGCTTTGACAGCTGAGTCTACAGTAGTTTCCAGCATAGAACCAAGCACAAGTCCAACATTTGAACAAACTACAGACTTTACAACAGATGCCACCATGGAGTCAGGTACAACTGCAGCTGATGAATCAACTACAGCTTTGACAGCTGAGTCTACAGTAGTTTCCAGTGTGGAACCAAGTACAAGTCCAACATTTGAACAAACTACAGACTTTACAACAGATGCCACCATGGAGTCAGGTACAACTGCAGCTGATGAATCAACTACAGCTTTGACAGCTGAGTCTACAGTAGTTTCCAGTGTGGAACCAAGTACGAGTCCAACATTTGAACAAACTACAGACTTTACAACAGATGCCACCATGGAATCAGGTACAACTGCAGCTGATGAATCAACTACAGCTTTGACAGCTGAGTCTACAGTAGTTTCCAGCATAGAACCAAGTACGAGTCCAACATTTGAACAAACTACAGACTTTACAACAGATGCCACCATGGAATCAGGTACAACTGCAGCTGATGAATCAACTACAGCTTTGACAGCTGAGTCTACAATAGTTTCCAGTGTGGAACTAAGTACAAGTCCAACttttgaacaaactacagattttACAACAGATGTCACCATGGAATCAGGTACAACTGCAGCTGATGAATCAACTACAGCTTTGACAGCTGAGTCTACAGTAGTTTCGAGTGTGGAACCAAATACAAGTCCAACATTTGAACAAACTACAGACTTGACAAAAGATGCCACCATGGAATCAGGTACAACTGCAGCTGATGAATCAACTACAGCTTTGACAGCTGAGTCTACAGTAGTTTCCAGTGTGGAACCAAGTACAAGTCCAACATTTGAACAAACTACAGGCTTGACAACAGATGCCACCATGGAATCAGGTACAACTGCAGCTGATGAGTCAACTACAGCTTTGACAGCTGAGTCTACAGTAGTTTCCAGTGAAGAACCAAGTACAAGTCCAACATTTGAACAAACTACAGTCTCTGCAAAAGAAACTACTTTGGAATCAGGAACAACTTCATCTGATGAATCAACTACAGCTTTGACAGCTGAGTCTACAATAGTTTCCAGTGAGGAACCAAGTACAAGTCCAACATTTGAACAAACTACAGACTTGACAAAAGATGCCACCATGGAATCAGGTACAACTGCAGCTGATGAATCAACTACAGCTTTGACAGCTGAGTCTACATTAGTTTCCAGCGTAGAACCAAGTACAAGTCCAACatttgaacaaactacagattttACAACAGATGCCACCATGGATTCAGGTATAACTGCAGCTGATGAATCAACAACAGCTTTGACGGCTGAGTCTACAATAGTTTCCAGCGTAGAACCAAGTACAAGTCCAACATTTGAACAAACTACAGGCTTGACAACAGATGCCACCATGGAATCAGGTACAACTGCAGCTGATGAATCAACTACAGCTTTGACAGCTGAGTCTACATTAGTTTCCAGCGTAGAACCAAGTACAAGTCCAACatttgaacaaactacagattttACAACAGATGCCACCATGGATTCAGGTATAACTGCAGCTGATGAATCAACAACAGCTTTGACGGCTGAGTCTACAATAGTTTCCAGCGTAGAACCAAGTACAAGTCCAACATTTGAACAAACTACAGGCTTGACAACAGATGCCACCATGGAATCAGGTACAACTGCAGCTGATGAATCAACTACAGCTTTGACAGCTGAGTCTACAGTAGTTTCCAGTGAAGAACCAAGTACAAGTCCAACATTTGAACAAACTAGAGTCTTTGCAACAGAAACTACTATGGAATCAGGTACAACTTCAACTGATGAAACAACTACAGCTTTGAAAGCTGAGTCTACAATAGTTTCCAGTGTGGAACCAAGTACAAGTCCAACATTTGAACAAACTACAGTCTTTGCAACAGAAACTACTATGGAATCAGGTACAACTTCAACTCATGAATCAACTACAGCTTTGACAGCTGACACTACAACAGTTTCCAGTGTGGAACCAAATACAAGtccaacatttaaacaaactacaGTCTCTGCAACAGAAACTACCATGGAATCAGAAACAACTTCAACTGTTGAATCAACTACAGCTTTGACAACTGACTCTACAGTAGTTTCCAGTGTTCAACCAAGTACAAGTCCAACATTTGAACAAACTACAGTCTCTGCAACAGAAACTACCATGAAATCAGGAGCAACTTCAACTGTTGAATCAACTACAGCTTTGACAACTGAGTCTACAGTAGTTTCCAGTGTGGAAACAAGTACAAGtccaacatttaaacaaacttcAGACTTTACAACAGAAACTACAACAGGTTCTACCATGGAGTCAAGTACCGTTACAAGCATCAAACCATCAACAAAATCACCAACAAGTGTTGCAAAAGTAGCTTCAAATGGCGGATTGGAAACAACTCAACCCAACACCCCTACAG CCTCTACAGAAGCAGCAGTTGTCACAAAGCAAATCAGCTTTACCACCTCTGAAACGTTTAACGCTGACCTATTAGTCTCAACTTCATCTACCTTCATCAACAGAGCAGCAAGTGTGAAATCAGAG tttGAACCTGTATTTAAGCAAGCATTCAGTACCTTCATCAGGCTAAATGTCCTTGGTTTTAA GGCTGGATCAATCATCACTAATCTGAATTTGGAGTTCAGTGCTAGTCTACCCAGTGACAACAACATCGTTGACACTGTGCTCAATGCAAAAACAAGTTTTGCTATTACACAGGCTTCAG TGACTACAGCTGCTACAGCAACTCCAACACCAGAAACAACTACAACAACTACGACAACAACTACACCCCCTCCTACAACTACAaccacttctactactactactactactactactacaccccctcctacaactactactacaccCTCTACTACAACAACGGCTACGACTACACCTACACCAACACGTCCCCCACCAGCTGTTGCTCTAACAATTGTCATTAATCAAGTGTACGAAGTGGCACTGAGTGACACAAACAGCAATCAGTTCAAAGTCCTGGCTACTATAGTGCAAGCAGCA ATGGACCTGGTTTACAAAGCCCAGTACGGAGCTCTGTTCATCATGACTAAAGTTAAAGGATTTAG ACCAGGAGCTACTCGCGCAACAGACATAGAAACAGACCTGGAGCTGATATTCAATGAGAACTCCACAAAGCCTCTTCCATCCTCCACCGACGTGGTGAGCACCCTAAAAGAGGCTATATCAAACCCAAGCTCAGGCTTCAACTTGGCGGTGGACCCTGCCAAGATTGTTGTTGTCA GTGCACCGCAGACCATTCCTGTGATTTTCCAAACAAATGGCACATTTGTGTcggctctctcagactccaccTCAACTTTATTCGGCAACAGGTCATTAGCGATTAAACAGGAG CTTGAGCCTTTTTTCACTGTTGATTATCCTGCAGCATTTAGTCAGCTGGTAATGACAAATTTCAG CAATGGAGGTCTGAGCCTTACACTGATCCAGAACCACATGGACCTGTATTTTGGTGCCTCGGCTACACTTCCCAACAGCACCCAGATCGCAAACACCTTAGTTAGAGCAGCTAAAAACAACACCCTCCCCTTCATGATCTTTACCTCACAGATCACAGTGAATGGAACGG TGATATCTTCAGGAGAAATCAGCAGCAAGATCAGCCTGTTCACGGCAGCCTTCATGGTGACCTTATCACTTCTGCTCACACGGTACagctaa
- the LOC111197087 gene encoding mucin-22 isoform X15, with the protein MKEKALAGLCILLVSVTGIYMQTTTEQTTDFTTDATMESGTTASVQSTTALTAESTVVSSVEPSTSPTFEQTTDLTTDATMESGTTAADESTTALTAESTVVSSVEPSTSPTFEQTIDFTTDATTESGTTAADESTTALTAESTVVSSVEPSTSPTFEQTTDFTTDATMESGTTAADESTTALTAESTVVSSVEPSTSPTFEQTTDLTTDATMESGTTAADESTTALTAESTVVSSIEPSTSPTFEQTTDFTTDATMESGTTAADESTTALTAESTIVSSVELSTSPTFEQTTDFTTDVTMESGTTAADESTTALTAESTVVSSVEPNTSPTFEQTTDLTKDATMESGTTAADESTTALTAESTVVSSVEPSTSPTFEQTTGLTTDATMESGTTAADESTTALTAESTVVSSEEPSTSPTFEQTTVSAKETTLESGTTSSDESTTALTAESTIVSSEEPSTSPTFEQTTDLTKDATMESGTTAADESTTALTAESTLVSSVEPSTSPTFEQTTDFTTDATMDSGITAADESTTALTAESTIVSSVEPSTSPTFEQTTGLTTDATMESGTTAADESTTALTAESTLVSSVEPSTSPTFEQTTDFTTDATMDSGITAADESTTALTAESTIVSSVEPSTSPTFEQTTGLTTDATMESGTTAADESTTALTAESTVVSSEEPSTSPTFEQTRVFATETTMESGTTSTDETTTALKAESTIVSSVEPSTSPTFEQTTVFATETTMESGTTSTHESTTALTADTTTVSSVEPNTSPTFKQTTVSATETTMESETTSTVESTTALTTDSTVVSSVQPSTSPTFEQTTVSATETTMKSGATSTVESTTALTTESTVVSSVETSTSPTFKQTSDFTTETTTGSTMESSTVTSIKPSTKSPTSVAKVASNGGLETTQPNTPTASTEAAVVTKQISFTTSETFNADLLVSTSSTFINRAASVKSEFEPVFKQAFSTFIRLNVLGFKAGSIITNLNLEFSASLPSDNNIVDTVLNAKTSFAITQASVTTAATATPTPETTTTTTTTTTPPPTTTTTSTTTTTTTTTPPPTTTTTPSTTTTATTTPTPTRPPPAVALTIVINQVYEVALSDTNSNQFKVLATIVQAAMDLVYKAQYGALFIMTKVKGFRPGATRATDIETDLELIFNENSTKPLPSSTDVVSTLKEAISNPSSGFNLAVDPAKIVVVSAPQTIPVIFQTNGTFVSALSDSTSTLFGNRSLAIKQELEPFFTVDYPAAFSQLVMTNFSNGGLSLTLIQNHMDLYFGASATLPNSTQIANTLVRAAKNNTLPFMIFTSQITVNGTVISSGEISSKISLFTAAFMVTLSLLLTRYS; encoded by the exons ATGAAAGAAAAAGCCTTGGCTGGATTATGTATATTACTGG TCTCAGTAACAGGTATTTACATGCAAACAAccactgaacaaactacagacttTACAACAGATGCCACCATGGAATCAGGGACAACTGCATCTGTTCAATCAACAACAGCTTTGACAGCTGAGTCCACAGTAGTTTCCAGTGTGGAACCAAGTACAAGTCCAACATTTGAACAAACTACAGACTTGACAACAGATGCCACCATGGAGTCAGGTACAACTGCAGCTGATGAATCAACTACAGCTTTGACAGCTGAGTCTACAGTAGTTTCCAGTGTGGAACCAAGTACAAGTCCAACATTTGAACAAACTATAGACTTTACAACAGATGCCACCACGGAGTCAG GTACAACTGCAGCTGATGAATCAACTACAGCTTTGACAGCTGAGTCTACAGTAGTTTCCAGTGTGGAACCAAGTACAAGTCCAACATTTGAACAAACTACAGACTTTACAACAGATGCCACCATGGAGTCAGGTACAACTGCAGCTGATGAATCAACTACAGCTTTGACAGCTGAGTCTACAGTAGTTTCCAGTGTGGAACCAAGTACAAGTCCAACATTTGAACAAACTACAGACTTGACAACAGATGCCACCATGGAATCAG GTACAACTGCAGCTGATGAATCAACTACAGCTTTGACAGCTGAGTCTACAGTAGTTTCCAGCATAGAACCAAGTACGAGTCCAACATTTGAACAAACTACAGACTTTACAACAGATGCCACCATGGAATCAGGTACAACTGCAGCTGATGAATCAACTACAGCTTTGACAGCTGAGTCTACAATAGTTTCCAGTGTGGAACTAAGTACAAGTCCAACttttgaacaaactacagattttACAACAGATGTCACCATGGAATCAGGTACAACTGCAGCTGATGAATCAACTACAGCTTTGACAGCTGAGTCTACAGTAGTTTCGAGTGTGGAACCAAATACAAGTCCAACATTTGAACAAACTACAGACTTGACAAAAGATGCCACCATGGAATCAGGTACAACTGCAGCTGATGAATCAACTACAGCTTTGACAGCTGAGTCTACAGTAGTTTCCAGTGTGGAACCAAGTACAAGTCCAACATTTGAACAAACTACAGGCTTGACAACAGATGCCACCATGGAATCAGGTACAACTGCAGCTGATGAGTCAACTACAGCTTTGACAGCTGAGTCTACAGTAGTTTCCAGTGAAGAACCAAGTACAAGTCCAACATTTGAACAAACTACAGTCTCTGCAAAAGAAACTACTTTGGAATCAGGAACAACTTCATCTGATGAATCAACTACAGCTTTGACAGCTGAGTCTACAATAGTTTCCAGTGAGGAACCAAGTACAAGTCCAACATTTGAACAAACTACAGACTTGACAAAAGATGCCACCATGGAATCAGGTACAACTGCAGCTGATGAATCAACTACAGCTTTGACAGCTGAGTCTACATTAGTTTCCAGCGTAGAACCAAGTACAAGTCCAACatttgaacaaactacagattttACAACAGATGCCACCATGGATTCAGGTATAACTGCAGCTGATGAATCAACAACAGCTTTGACGGCTGAGTCTACAATAGTTTCCAGCGTAGAACCAAGTACAAGTCCAACATTTGAACAAACTACAGGCTTGACAACAGATGCCACCATGGAATCAGGTACAACTGCAGCTGATGAATCAACTACAGCTTTGACAGCTGAGTCTACATTAGTTTCCAGCGTAGAACCAAGTACAAGTCCAACatttgaacaaactacagattttACAACAGATGCCACCATGGATTCAGGTATAACTGCAGCTGATGAATCAACAACAGCTTTGACGGCTGAGTCTACAATAGTTTCCAGCGTAGAACCAAGTACAAGTCCAACATTTGAACAAACTACAGGCTTGACAACAGATGCCACCATGGAATCAGGTACAACTGCAGCTGATGAATCAACTACAGCTTTGACAGCTGAGTCTACAGTAGTTTCCAGTGAAGAACCAAGTACAAGTCCAACATTTGAACAAACTAGAGTCTTTGCAACAGAAACTACTATGGAATCAGGTACAACTTCAACTGATGAAACAACTACAGCTTTGAAAGCTGAGTCTACAATAGTTTCCAGTGTGGAACCAAGTACAAGTCCAACATTTGAACAAACTACAGTCTTTGCAACAGAAACTACTATGGAATCAGGTACAACTTCAACTCATGAATCAACTACAGCTTTGACAGCTGACACTACAACAGTTTCCAGTGTGGAACCAAATACAAGtccaacatttaaacaaactacaGTCTCTGCAACAGAAACTACCATGGAATCAGAAACAACTTCAACTGTTGAATCAACTACAGCTTTGACAACTGACTCTACAGTAGTTTCCAGTGTTCAACCAAGTACAAGTCCAACATTTGAACAAACTACAGTCTCTGCAACAGAAACTACCATGAAATCAGGAGCAACTTCAACTGTTGAATCAACTACAGCTTTGACAACTGAGTCTACAGTAGTTTCCAGTGTGGAAACAAGTACAAGtccaacatttaaacaaacttcAGACTTTACAACAGAAACTACAACAGGTTCTACCATGGAGTCAAGTACCGTTACAAGCATCAAACCATCAACAAAATCACCAACAAGTGTTGCAAAAGTAGCTTCAAATGGCGGATTGGAAACAACTCAACCCAACACCCCTACAG CCTCTACAGAAGCAGCAGTTGTCACAAAGCAAATCAGCTTTACCACCTCTGAAACGTTTAACGCTGACCTATTAGTCTCAACTTCATCTACCTTCATCAACAGAGCAGCAAGTGTGAAATCAGAG tttGAACCTGTATTTAAGCAAGCATTCAGTACCTTCATCAGGCTAAATGTCCTTGGTTTTAA GGCTGGATCAATCATCACTAATCTGAATTTGGAGTTCAGTGCTAGTCTACCCAGTGACAACAACATCGTTGACACTGTGCTCAATGCAAAAACAAGTTTTGCTATTACACAGGCTTCAG TGACTACAGCTGCTACAGCAACTCCAACACCAGAAACAACTACAACAACTACGACAACAACTACACCCCCTCCTACAACTACAaccacttctactactactactactactactactacaccccctcctacaactactactacaccCTCTACTACAACAACGGCTACGACTACACCTACACCAACACGTCCCCCACCAGCTGTTGCTCTAACAATTGTCATTAATCAAGTGTACGAAGTGGCACTGAGTGACACAAACAGCAATCAGTTCAAAGTCCTGGCTACTATAGTGCAAGCAGCA ATGGACCTGGTTTACAAAGCCCAGTACGGAGCTCTGTTCATCATGACTAAAGTTAAAGGATTTAG ACCAGGAGCTACTCGCGCAACAGACATAGAAACAGACCTGGAGCTGATATTCAATGAGAACTCCACAAAGCCTCTTCCATCCTCCACCGACGTGGTGAGCACCCTAAAAGAGGCTATATCAAACCCAAGCTCAGGCTTCAACTTGGCGGTGGACCCTGCCAAGATTGTTGTTGTCA GTGCACCGCAGACCATTCCTGTGATTTTCCAAACAAATGGCACATTTGTGTcggctctctcagactccaccTCAACTTTATTCGGCAACAGGTCATTAGCGATTAAACAGGAG CTTGAGCCTTTTTTCACTGTTGATTATCCTGCAGCATTTAGTCAGCTGGTAATGACAAATTTCAG CAATGGAGGTCTGAGCCTTACACTGATCCAGAACCACATGGACCTGTATTTTGGTGCCTCGGCTACACTTCCCAACAGCACCCAGATCGCAAACACCTTAGTTAGAGCAGCTAAAAACAACACCCTCCCCTTCATGATCTTTACCTCACAGATCACAGTGAATGGAACGG TGATATCTTCAGGAGAAATCAGCAGCAAGATCAGCCTGTTCACGGCAGCCTTCATGGTGACCTTATCACTTCTGCTCACACGGTACagctaa